One Apis cerana isolate GH-2021 linkage group LG15, AcerK_1.0, whole genome shotgun sequence DNA window includes the following coding sequences:
- the LOC108000743 gene encoding alpha-protein kinase 1 isoform X3 produces MSVLNQSGEDAVECPLCMEPLEVDDLNFFPCTCGYQICRFCWHRIRTDENGLCPACRKAYSENPADFKPLSMEEIARLKAEKRLKDQQRKQRVTENRKHLANVRVVQKNLVFVVGLPLRLADADILKRHEYFGKFGKIHKVVINQSTSYAGSQGPSASAYVTYQRQEDALRAIEAVNNVVMDGRTIKTSLGTTKYCSHFMRNQPCPKPDCMYLHDLGDQEASFTKEEMHQGKHQEYERKLVHSLHASHASAQRKPIPSPSVTGSIVRENGTSNSQAKEAWPSLQTGQTNSSQTNCKELSPPSQAILQQNNITNGSGTTNQQSHVSSGGSTQQQNNNNKGENMNIRRGKSNSESKAQAARNKHKNCQNKEKHSTRITSRSESSSIGTQNNVQSQINGQKDIRNFSSESNSDVLQKLGSKCKSEQQQSQSQHPQQPSSQQQSQQQQQQQNNNKGSKSVQQQQSQELKVNGIVQNGERRHSDSETDQQREGSTPASTISSTEDSNVNHQVEHLAESSEENSGAAILGSSPVSTNSSQGANQQPPPGLHNGSQIQFNHRSIFQTDNNSFFSSNTFQKISTTTVPPTSLTANPNLNWTSTGLTSIPDSLRMVQSNEDWQTAFGFQPETTQTNHVIQKSSPSSSPGVTFNSEGFVDEEVYTNLQYTSLSEPSGTFTSSLLVNSPASKFMADFQQNSLQQRLAMQAQQNQENCEYIKQNGHATLEEVRNHKESGSDLKADDDLGFDPFHETQKALAELMENEMQIQQQRLFQQQQQREREEQNRVQHQQNIANLGQQHFPQVAHIAHLQQQAQHLQNLQVIQQSHSLLSRLPQNLLQSGTQTPPQSTVAAASLGQRSRLPPPGAQPPQQNAYLPNGNPLLNSQGISKCAGDAVYTLKDWCDINNQQQQQQFHHQALHQKGGWNNFGPIADWTSIDPAIVSSSRPLPFQTTSTWQFPHVHPTHTVSHNAQQEQQNAPTQHWAMQPPPGFAAPATTGQLSNQQPSTTAQPHTKLISAGSEIENIRIYITDL; encoded by the exons ATGTCAGTATTGAATCAAAGTGGGGAAGATGCAGTGGAATGTCCTTTGTGTATGGAACCACTGGAAGTGGATGATTTGAACTTCTTTCCATGCACTTGTGGATATCAAATATGTCGATTTTGCTGGCACAGAATTCGTACAGATGAAAATGGTTTATGCCCTGCCTGTCGGAAGGCCTATTCTGAAAATCCTGCCGATTTTAAACCACTTAGTATGGAAGAAATAGCaag attaaaagcagaaaaaagattaaaagatcaGCAACGTAAGCAAAGGGTTACAGAAAATCGTAAACATCTAGCAAATGTGAGAGTAGTACAAAAAAATCTAGTATTTGTAGTAGGATTACCCTTGAGACTTGCGGATGCTGAT atactaAAACGGCatgaatattttggaaaatttggcAAAATTCACAAAGTTGTAATAAATCAAAGCACTTCCTACGCAGGGTCTCAAGGTCCTAGTGCTTCGGCTTACGTTACTTATCAA cGTCAAGAGGATGCACTACGTGCTATAGAGGCTGTGAATAATGTTGTCATGGACGGGCGAACAATTAAAACATCATTAGGAACAACAAAGTATTGTTCACATTTTATGCGTAATCAGCCTTGTCCAAAACCGGATTGTATGTATTTACATGATCTTGGGGACCAGGAGGCATCATTTACGAAGGAAGAAATGCATCAAGGCAAACATCAAGAATATGAACGAAAACTTGTGCATTCGTTACACGCATCACATGCATCTGCACAAcg aaAACCAATACCATCACCATCAGTGACAGGCAGTATTGTTAGAGAGAATGGAACTTCAAATTCTCAAGCCAAAGAAGCTTGGCCATCGTTGCAAACTGGACAGACAAATa gttCACAAACAAATTGTAAAGAATTATCACCGCCATCACAAGCAATATTACAACAAAACAACATCACAAATGGAAGTGGTACAACAAATCAACAGAGTCATGTATCATCTGGTGGTTCAACAcaacaacaaaataataataataaaggtgaaaatatgaatatacggAGAGGGAAAAGTAATAGTGAAAGTAAAGCTCAGGCAGCGCggaataaacataaaaattgtcaGAACAAAGAAAAACATAGTACACGGATAACTTCTCGATCAGAATCTAGTTCTATTGGTACGCAAAATAATGTACAATCACAAATTAATGGACAAAaggatattagaaatttttcctcCGAATCAAATAGTGATGTATTACAAAAATTGGGTAGTAAGTGTAAGTCGGAACAACAACAATCACAATCTCAACATCCGCAGCAGCCATCGTCTCAACAACAatcacaacaacaacaacaacaacaaaataataataaaggatCCAAATCAGTTCAGCAACAACAATCTCAAGAACTTAAAGTAAATGGAATAGTGCAAAATGGAGAGCGTCGGCATTCGGATAGCGAAACAGATCAACAACGTGAAGGTAGTACACCAGCTAGTACAATTTCGAGTACGGAAGATTCGAACGTGAATCATCAAGTGGAACATTTAGCAGAATCAAGTGAGGAGAACAGTGGTGCTGCTATTTTGG GTTCCTCTCCAGTTAGCACAAACTCATCACAAGGTGCCAATCAACAGCCACCACCAGGACTACATAATGGGTCTCAAATACAATTCAATCATCGATCAATCTTTCAGACGGACAATAATAGTTTCTTCAGTTCAAAtactttccaaaaaatttctacTACCACAGTGCCACCTACTTCTTTGACAG cAAATCCAAATCTGAATTGGACAAGTACAGGCTTAACTTCTATTCCTGATTCATTAAGAATGGTTCAGTCCAATGAAGATTGGCAAACAGCTTTTGGTTTTCAACCTGAAACTACACAAACAAATCATGTTATACAAAAATCCAGTCCTTCTAGTTCACCTGGAGTAACATTCAATTCAGAAGGTTTTGTTGATGAAGAAGTTTATACTAATCTACAGTATACTTCTTTATCAGAACCTTCTGGTACTTTTACATCAAGTTTGCTTGTTAATTCTCCTGCATCTAAATTCATGGCagattttcaacaaaattcatTACAACAAAGGCTTGCTATGCAG gcacaacaaaatcaagaaaattgtgaatatataaaacaaaatggtCATGCTACTTTGGAAGAAGTTCGAAATCATAAAGAATCTGGTTCAGATTTAAAGGCAGATGATGATTTAGGTTTTGATCCTTTTCATGAAACACAAAAAGCTTTGGCTGAACTTATGGAAAATGAAATGCAAATTCAACAACAGAGGTTGtttcaacaacaacaacaaagagaaagagaagaacaaAATAGGGTACAGCATCAACAGAATATTGCAAATCTTGGTCAACAACATTTTCCACAg gttGCCCACATAGCACATTTACAACAACAGGCTCAACATCTACAAAATTTACAAGTTATTCAACAGTCGCATTCCTTGCTGTCTCGTCTTccacaaaatttattacaaagtgGTACGCAAACTCCTCCTCAGAGTACTGTGGCTGCTGCTAGCTTGGGACAACGTAGTCGCCTTCCACCACCAG GAGCACAACCACCACAACAAAATGCCTATCTTCCAAATGGAAATCCCCTTTTGAATTCACAAG gtATTAGTAAATGTGCGGGAGATGCAGTATATACGCTTAAAGATTGGtgtgatattaataatcaacaacaacaacaacaatttcATCATCAAGCATTACATCAAAAAGGTGGATGGAATAATTTCGGACCTATTGCAGACTGGACTTCGATTGATCCAGCTATTGTTAGTTCTTCTAGGCCTCTTCCATTCCAAACTACTAGTACATGGCAATTTCCACATGTTCATCCTACACACACTGTATCACATAATGCGCAACAG gaaCAACAGAACGCACCAACTCAACATTGGGCAATGCAGCCACCACCAGGTTTTGCTGCACCAGCAACTACAGGACAATTGAGTAATCAACAACCAAGCACAACTGCACAGCCGCACACTAAACTTATCTCTGCAGGATCAGAAATCGAAA atatacgtatatatattacagatCTATAA
- the LOC108000743 gene encoding TPR-containing protein DDB_G0280363 isoform X5 has protein sequence MSVLNQSGEDAVECPLCMEPLEVDDLNFFPCTCGYQICRFCWHRIRTDENGLCPACRKAYSENPADFKPLSMEEIARLKAEKRLKDQQRKQRVTENRKHLANVRVVQKNLVFVVGLPLRLADADILKRHEYFGKFGKIHKVVINQSTSYAGSQGPSASAYVTYQRQEDALRAIEAVNNVVMDGRTIKTSLGTTKYCSHFMRNQPCPKPDCMYLHDLGDQEASFTKEEMHQGKHQEYERKLVHSLHASHASAQRKPIPSPSVTGSIVRENGTSNSQAKEAWPSLQTGQTNSSQTNCKELSPPSQAILQQNNITNGSGTTNQQSHVSSGGSTQQQNNNNKGENMNIRRGKSNSESKAQAARNKHKNCQNKEKHSTRITSRSESSSIGTQNNVQSQINGQKDIRNFSSESNSDVLQKLGSKCKSEQQQSQSQHPQQPSSQQQSQQQQQQQNNNKGSKSVQQQQSQELKVNGIVQNGERRHSDSETDQQREGSTPASTISSTEDSNVNHQVEHLAESSEENSGAAILGSSPVSTNSSQGANQQPPPGLHNGSQIQFNHRSIFQTDNNSFFSSNTFQKISTTTVPPTSLTANPNLNWTSTGLTSIPDSLRMVQSNEDWQTAFGFQPETTQTNHVIQKSSPSSSPGVTFNSEGFVDEEVYTNLQYTSLSEPSGTFTSSLLVNSPASKFMADFQQNSLQQRLAMQAQQNQENCEYIKQNGHATLEEVRNHKESGSDLKADDDLGFDPFHETQKALAELMENEMQIQQQRLFQQQQQREREEQNRVQHQQNIANLGQQHFPQVAHIAHLQQQAQHLQNLQVIQQSHSLLSRLPQNLLQSGTQTPPQSTVAAASLGQRSRLPPPGFPGSTPNHMNSFGLGIPRPAPTNNALSVCCLQEHNHHNKMPIFQMEIPF, from the exons ATGTCAGTATTGAATCAAAGTGGGGAAGATGCAGTGGAATGTCCTTTGTGTATGGAACCACTGGAAGTGGATGATTTGAACTTCTTTCCATGCACTTGTGGATATCAAATATGTCGATTTTGCTGGCACAGAATTCGTACAGATGAAAATGGTTTATGCCCTGCCTGTCGGAAGGCCTATTCTGAAAATCCTGCCGATTTTAAACCACTTAGTATGGAAGAAATAGCaag attaaaagcagaaaaaagattaaaagatcaGCAACGTAAGCAAAGGGTTACAGAAAATCGTAAACATCTAGCAAATGTGAGAGTAGTACAAAAAAATCTAGTATTTGTAGTAGGATTACCCTTGAGACTTGCGGATGCTGAT atactaAAACGGCatgaatattttggaaaatttggcAAAATTCACAAAGTTGTAATAAATCAAAGCACTTCCTACGCAGGGTCTCAAGGTCCTAGTGCTTCGGCTTACGTTACTTATCAA cGTCAAGAGGATGCACTACGTGCTATAGAGGCTGTGAATAATGTTGTCATGGACGGGCGAACAATTAAAACATCATTAGGAACAACAAAGTATTGTTCACATTTTATGCGTAATCAGCCTTGTCCAAAACCGGATTGTATGTATTTACATGATCTTGGGGACCAGGAGGCATCATTTACGAAGGAAGAAATGCATCAAGGCAAACATCAAGAATATGAACGAAAACTTGTGCATTCGTTACACGCATCACATGCATCTGCACAAcg aaAACCAATACCATCACCATCAGTGACAGGCAGTATTGTTAGAGAGAATGGAACTTCAAATTCTCAAGCCAAAGAAGCTTGGCCATCGTTGCAAACTGGACAGACAAATa gttCACAAACAAATTGTAAAGAATTATCACCGCCATCACAAGCAATATTACAACAAAACAACATCACAAATGGAAGTGGTACAACAAATCAACAGAGTCATGTATCATCTGGTGGTTCAACAcaacaacaaaataataataataaaggtgaaaatatgaatatacggAGAGGGAAAAGTAATAGTGAAAGTAAAGCTCAGGCAGCGCggaataaacataaaaattgtcaGAACAAAGAAAAACATAGTACACGGATAACTTCTCGATCAGAATCTAGTTCTATTGGTACGCAAAATAATGTACAATCACAAATTAATGGACAAAaggatattagaaatttttcctcCGAATCAAATAGTGATGTATTACAAAAATTGGGTAGTAAGTGTAAGTCGGAACAACAACAATCACAATCTCAACATCCGCAGCAGCCATCGTCTCAACAACAatcacaacaacaacaacaacaacaaaataataataaaggatCCAAATCAGTTCAGCAACAACAATCTCAAGAACTTAAAGTAAATGGAATAGTGCAAAATGGAGAGCGTCGGCATTCGGATAGCGAAACAGATCAACAACGTGAAGGTAGTACACCAGCTAGTACAATTTCGAGTACGGAAGATTCGAACGTGAATCATCAAGTGGAACATTTAGCAGAATCAAGTGAGGAGAACAGTGGTGCTGCTATTTTGG GTTCCTCTCCAGTTAGCACAAACTCATCACAAGGTGCCAATCAACAGCCACCACCAGGACTACATAATGGGTCTCAAATACAATTCAATCATCGATCAATCTTTCAGACGGACAATAATAGTTTCTTCAGTTCAAAtactttccaaaaaatttctacTACCACAGTGCCACCTACTTCTTTGACAG cAAATCCAAATCTGAATTGGACAAGTACAGGCTTAACTTCTATTCCTGATTCATTAAGAATGGTTCAGTCCAATGAAGATTGGCAAACAGCTTTTGGTTTTCAACCTGAAACTACACAAACAAATCATGTTATACAAAAATCCAGTCCTTCTAGTTCACCTGGAGTAACATTCAATTCAGAAGGTTTTGTTGATGAAGAAGTTTATACTAATCTACAGTATACTTCTTTATCAGAACCTTCTGGTACTTTTACATCAAGTTTGCTTGTTAATTCTCCTGCATCTAAATTCATGGCagattttcaacaaaattcatTACAACAAAGGCTTGCTATGCAG gcacaacaaaatcaagaaaattgtgaatatataaaacaaaatggtCATGCTACTTTGGAAGAAGTTCGAAATCATAAAGAATCTGGTTCAGATTTAAAGGCAGATGATGATTTAGGTTTTGATCCTTTTCATGAAACACAAAAAGCTTTGGCTGAACTTATGGAAAATGAAATGCAAATTCAACAACAGAGGTTGtttcaacaacaacaacaaagagaaagagaagaacaaAATAGGGTACAGCATCAACAGAATATTGCAAATCTTGGTCAACAACATTTTCCACAg gttGCCCACATAGCACATTTACAACAACAGGCTCAACATCTACAAAATTTACAAGTTATTCAACAGTCGCATTCCTTGCTGTCTCGTCTTccacaaaatttattacaaagtgGTACGCAAACTCCTCCTCAGAGTACTGTGGCTGCTGCTAGCTTGGGACAACGTAGTCGCCTTCCACCACCAGGTTTCCCTGGTTCTACACCAAATCACATGAATTCTTTTGGTCTTGGCATACCGCGACCAGCTCCCACGAACAATGCTCTTTCGG TGTGCTGTTTACAGGAGCACAACCACCACAACAAAATGCCTATCTTCCAAATGGAAATCCCCTTTTGA
- the LOC108000743 gene encoding TPR-containing protein DDB_G0280363 isoform X6, with translation MSVLNQSGEDAVECPLCMEPLEVDDLNFFPCTCGYQICRFCWHRIRTDENGLCPACRKAYSENPADFKPLSMEEIARLKAEKRLKDQQRKQRVTENRKHLANVRVVQKNLVFVVGLPLRLADADILKRHEYFGKFGKIHKVVINQSTSYAGSQGPSASAYVTYQRQEDALRAIEAVNNVVMDGRTIKTSLGTTKYCSHFMRNQPCPKPDCMYLHDLGDQEASFTKEEMHQGKHQEYERKLVHSLHASHASAQRKPIPSPSVTGSIVRENGTSNSQAKEAWPSLQTGQTNSSQTNCKELSPPSQAILQQNNITNGSGTTNQQSHVSSGGSTQQQNNNNKGENMNIRRGKSNSESKAQAARNKHKNCQNKEKHSTRITSRSESSSIGTQNNVQSQINGQKDIRNFSSESNSDVLQKLGSKCKSEQQQSQSQHPQQPSSQQQSQQQQQQQNNNKGSKSVQQQQSQELKVNGIVQNGERRHSDSETDQQREGSTPASTISSTEDSNVNHQVEHLAESSEENSGAAILGSSPVSTNSSQGANQQPPPGLHNGSQIQFNHRSIFQTDNNSFFSSNTFQKISTTTVPPTSLTANPNLNWTSTGLTSIPDSLRMVQSNEDWQTAFGFQPETTQTNHVIQKSSPSSSPGVTFNSEGFVDEEVYTNLQYTSLSEPSGTFTSSLLVNSPASKFMADFQQNSLQQRLAMQAQQNQENCEYIKQNGHATLEEVRNHKESGSDLKADDDLGFDPFHETQKALAELMENEMQIQQQRLFQQQQQREREEQNRVQHQQNIANLGQQHFPQVAHIAHLQQQAQHLQNLQVIQQSHSLLSRLPQNLLQSGTQTPPQSTVAAASLGQRSRLPPPVCCLQEHNHHNKMPIFQMEIPF, from the exons ATGTCAGTATTGAATCAAAGTGGGGAAGATGCAGTGGAATGTCCTTTGTGTATGGAACCACTGGAAGTGGATGATTTGAACTTCTTTCCATGCACTTGTGGATATCAAATATGTCGATTTTGCTGGCACAGAATTCGTACAGATGAAAATGGTTTATGCCCTGCCTGTCGGAAGGCCTATTCTGAAAATCCTGCCGATTTTAAACCACTTAGTATGGAAGAAATAGCaag attaaaagcagaaaaaagattaaaagatcaGCAACGTAAGCAAAGGGTTACAGAAAATCGTAAACATCTAGCAAATGTGAGAGTAGTACAAAAAAATCTAGTATTTGTAGTAGGATTACCCTTGAGACTTGCGGATGCTGAT atactaAAACGGCatgaatattttggaaaatttggcAAAATTCACAAAGTTGTAATAAATCAAAGCACTTCCTACGCAGGGTCTCAAGGTCCTAGTGCTTCGGCTTACGTTACTTATCAA cGTCAAGAGGATGCACTACGTGCTATAGAGGCTGTGAATAATGTTGTCATGGACGGGCGAACAATTAAAACATCATTAGGAACAACAAAGTATTGTTCACATTTTATGCGTAATCAGCCTTGTCCAAAACCGGATTGTATGTATTTACATGATCTTGGGGACCAGGAGGCATCATTTACGAAGGAAGAAATGCATCAAGGCAAACATCAAGAATATGAACGAAAACTTGTGCATTCGTTACACGCATCACATGCATCTGCACAAcg aaAACCAATACCATCACCATCAGTGACAGGCAGTATTGTTAGAGAGAATGGAACTTCAAATTCTCAAGCCAAAGAAGCTTGGCCATCGTTGCAAACTGGACAGACAAATa gttCACAAACAAATTGTAAAGAATTATCACCGCCATCACAAGCAATATTACAACAAAACAACATCACAAATGGAAGTGGTACAACAAATCAACAGAGTCATGTATCATCTGGTGGTTCAACAcaacaacaaaataataataataaaggtgaaaatatgaatatacggAGAGGGAAAAGTAATAGTGAAAGTAAAGCTCAGGCAGCGCggaataaacataaaaattgtcaGAACAAAGAAAAACATAGTACACGGATAACTTCTCGATCAGAATCTAGTTCTATTGGTACGCAAAATAATGTACAATCACAAATTAATGGACAAAaggatattagaaatttttcctcCGAATCAAATAGTGATGTATTACAAAAATTGGGTAGTAAGTGTAAGTCGGAACAACAACAATCACAATCTCAACATCCGCAGCAGCCATCGTCTCAACAACAatcacaacaacaacaacaacaacaaaataataataaaggatCCAAATCAGTTCAGCAACAACAATCTCAAGAACTTAAAGTAAATGGAATAGTGCAAAATGGAGAGCGTCGGCATTCGGATAGCGAAACAGATCAACAACGTGAAGGTAGTACACCAGCTAGTACAATTTCGAGTACGGAAGATTCGAACGTGAATCATCAAGTGGAACATTTAGCAGAATCAAGTGAGGAGAACAGTGGTGCTGCTATTTTGG GTTCCTCTCCAGTTAGCACAAACTCATCACAAGGTGCCAATCAACAGCCACCACCAGGACTACATAATGGGTCTCAAATACAATTCAATCATCGATCAATCTTTCAGACGGACAATAATAGTTTCTTCAGTTCAAAtactttccaaaaaatttctacTACCACAGTGCCACCTACTTCTTTGACAG cAAATCCAAATCTGAATTGGACAAGTACAGGCTTAACTTCTATTCCTGATTCATTAAGAATGGTTCAGTCCAATGAAGATTGGCAAACAGCTTTTGGTTTTCAACCTGAAACTACACAAACAAATCATGTTATACAAAAATCCAGTCCTTCTAGTTCACCTGGAGTAACATTCAATTCAGAAGGTTTTGTTGATGAAGAAGTTTATACTAATCTACAGTATACTTCTTTATCAGAACCTTCTGGTACTTTTACATCAAGTTTGCTTGTTAATTCTCCTGCATCTAAATTCATGGCagattttcaacaaaattcatTACAACAAAGGCTTGCTATGCAG gcacaacaaaatcaagaaaattgtgaatatataaaacaaaatggtCATGCTACTTTGGAAGAAGTTCGAAATCATAAAGAATCTGGTTCAGATTTAAAGGCAGATGATGATTTAGGTTTTGATCCTTTTCATGAAACACAAAAAGCTTTGGCTGAACTTATGGAAAATGAAATGCAAATTCAACAACAGAGGTTGtttcaacaacaacaacaaagagaaagagaagaacaaAATAGGGTACAGCATCAACAGAATATTGCAAATCTTGGTCAACAACATTTTCCACAg gttGCCCACATAGCACATTTACAACAACAGGCTCAACATCTACAAAATTTACAAGTTATTCAACAGTCGCATTCCTTGCTGTCTCGTCTTccacaaaatttattacaaagtgGTACGCAAACTCCTCCTCAGAGTACTGTGGCTGCTGCTAGCTTGGGACAACGTAGTCGCCTTCCACCACCAG TGTGCTGTTTACAGGAGCACAACCACCACAACAAAATGCCTATCTTCCAAATGGAAATCCCCTTTTGA